In Candidatus Paracaedimonas acanthamoebae, the genomic stretch AAAACGATTGGTCTTAATAAAAATCCCCAACTTTTGGGCAAGCATTTTTTCTTCTCGCAGCTTCTCAACAGCTTTTTCAATAAAAGAACAGATTGCAAATTCTAATTCTTCATAAGAGGTAACATCTTTTGGAAAGGAGCGTGAAACTGTAATCATCTTCTTAGAATTTAATTCTTGTTCAAGTTCATAAGAAATGTTTCCATTAAGTTCGGTTACAATTCGCTCGCCAACCACACTCATTTTTTGGCGTATCCATTTAGGAGGCGCTTCCTTAAGCTTAAGGGCTGTATCAATTCCTTGCGCAATCAGGTATTTTGTATGATTGTAGCCGATGCCCCAAACCTCATTTACAGGTAAACGACTTAAAAAAGTATTGATCTCCTTTTCATCGAGTAGAATAAATATTCCTTCAGATTTTTTTGCAAAGTGATTAGCAACCTTAGAAAGTGTTTTAGTTAAAGAGACGCCAATTGAAATTGGAATTCCTAAATATTGCCGCACTTGCTCTTTTAAGTGCTGACAAAAGGTAATGAGTTGATCCTGAGGGATATCTGTTAAATCCAGAAATGCCTCATCAATGGAATAGACTTCCATGATAGGGACTTGAGATTTTAATAAAGCCATAATTCGATTAGAGAAGTCTTGATAGAGTGTATAATTTGAAGAAAAGATAGCTATATCAAACTTTTGAGCAATTTCTTTAAACTTAAAATAAGGCTCACCCATCTTAATCCCTAAGTTTTTAGCTTCATTAGATCTTGCAATGGCGTCGGGTAAGAGAATGACATTACTGCCGTTCCCTCCCCTAAGAACCGAACAGGCGAGTTTCCCCGCATTCGGCTCAAGCCTCTTGAACGCCTTTCAAAAGACGCGGCTCTAGCTGGTTATGAACTTGCCTATGGCAATTAGGATGAA encodes the following:
- a CDS encoding Y-family DNA polymerase; protein product: MGEPYFKFKEIAQKFDIAIFSSNYTLYQDFSNRIMALLKSQVPIMEVYSIDEAFLDLTDIPQDQLITFCQHLKEQVRQYLGIPISIGVSLTKTLSKVANHFAKKSEGIFILLDEKEINTFLSRLPVNEVWGIGYNHTKYLIAQGIDTALKLKEAPPKWIRQKMSVVGERIVTELNGNISYELEQELNSKKMITVSRSFPKDVTSYEELEFAICSFIEKAVEKLREEKMLAQKLGIFIKTNRFSEGAYYSNFQLMTLDVASHYTPSFITAGKKALKAIYKPSLAYKKAGVCLLDLSSHEEFQGSFFSPVSPKKEQLMLTLDKLNQRYGKRTISYGAINQEATSITQRQFLSPHYTTQWNDIPKVK